In the Callospermophilus lateralis isolate mCalLat2 chromosome 19, mCalLat2.hap1, whole genome shotgun sequence genome, aCAACCTTTTTAAGAGTTTACTTTTTATTCTCCATAGGCTTGCAACTTCAGGACTTGGAAGACCTCGTcattgctatttttaaaaaggaaatcatTTCCAAATGCAAATAACCAAGTCCAAGATTTTGTACTATGTATTGTTTCTAAATTTAAAATGATTGTGCTTTCAACCCTTAAGAGCAGAATTTGGGGGAGGGAGTAGAGCATACAAATTTAAGAACTGCAGTTAAAACTGCTTTTGCTTTTCATTGcctcattttatttcaaatcATTTTATAATTCAATCATGGATACTTAATTTACCTGAAAAAACATCTCACTTACGTACTAattttcacaaaaataaaaatatttttgaaggcacttttttttaagatgttggtggacctttattttattcatctctttatatacagtgctgagaattgaacccagtgcctcacacatgctaggcaagtgccctaccattgAGCCCTTAGAAGACCCAGCCCCTAGAAGACCCTCTTTTGTAGTCATGAAACTACAGGGCACATTTATCATCAGTTTCTTCTGGACTGTGAACCTCCTCCCCCAGAATTTTCCACAGGAGAGGGCATATTCAGACAGGAACCCAGCACAATCCCAAAGGGAAAAGACGCAGTTAAGTCTacgagcagaaaaaaaaattccaatgtgAAGGAAAAAAAGTGATTGTGAACTTCTCCCAAAAAACAATTAGAAAACACATCTTCTAAAAATAGCCATATgaaaaatttcagattttttatgCTAAGAAGGGAATTCTGTACTTTTTCTTGGCAATTGGTTGAACATTTATGTACTTGCAATTTACAAAACAAATGAGTCATGGAAAGTTCCATCCCAAAGGAGTgagctttaaaacaaaacacaacacacCAACAACCAGTATAAGGAAGACTGGACAAGAAAATAGTCCCTATAAATCCATCAGTGACACCAAAAGGGACTATGCATTCACTAGGTCTCTAACTGCTCAGTCGAGATGGTGTGGCATTTGGATGGGCTGGAGATGGCTACTTTAAAAGAAAACCATCTGCATCACCCCAAAGCATTACAATGCACTGCTTTATCCCTAACGTGGGAGGAAAGTTGAAAGTGGCGTTACAATCTAGTCTTATATTTTGGTTTTCAAAACCCTGCTTTTAGTCTTCTGCATTGGCAACCTACTTTGCCTGGTGCTGAAAGATGTTTAAGTATTAAGATGATGATAGAATTAATAAAAAGACAAGGAGAACTGAGTACACACGTAAAATAAGACATTTATTATGCTAAAGAACAGATTTTATTCTGCATTTTCCCCAAACACTAAAATAGCACATGGCATAGTAATTTAGCACACAATATAAATTGATATATGCAATCAGTTATCCCCCAAACAGCTGTTTTAAGTCTCACTTTGGGAGTCTTTAAAAACTTACACTTTTAAATGACCTTTATTAATAAAATTATCAATGAACAACAAAAGGAGTCacttcagaaaaatcttaaaagacATCAACTCTTAGGACTTTTGTAAAGGAGGTTCTTGATTTGCCTCTCTACATCTGAGCCACAGCAAAGAGTCTCAAGTTCCTTTTTACTTAGGGTAACACTGCTAGGGTTCCTAGTTTGAGATGATTAAATTTAATATTGCAACTCTCACCATAGGGCCTCCATTTAAACAGCATTTCAAGTGGAAGGAGTATGAGAAAAGAAGTCAGATTTTGCTGCAGACCAAAATTATTCTATGAGATGCAGAAATGGCAACAGCTCACCATGAGCTTAGCGAGGTTTAATAAAAATACAGTGAGAACACTTTACAAATATTCACTTCCAGGAGGTGATCAGAGACGGGTTGAGGAGACAAGATGATGTCTGGGACAATAGCCCTTTAAAATGGATAGAGATCTCGAGATACATAAAGAATTTCATGTTAAATCACCATGTGCTTATCTGATATTAAACTGGATATATCAATAATCATCTGAAAGGGTTTTACCAATTCTGAGTGTCTTTTAAGCACAATTTAAAACATGCTAAAAATTCCTTCTGCATCCATCAGTTTTTGGTGAGTGAACTTGACTTCCTCTGCCTGGTCACACAAACCAAAGCAGGATCTGAGCAGCTAACCTGTCTGCATCCAGActtaatgggaaaaaaatcattcTAAGACAACTTCTAAAATTAATCTACTATTTTATTGTTCTGCTTGTACCTTAACTATGGCATAAGGGATTCGCTAATTGAAAAGGCTGTAGAGCCAGTAACCCCAGTGTTATCTCCAGACCATTTGAGGTACTTTTTACACATGAAAGCATTTTCTTATACTCTGTTGTTTGCTCTGAAAACATGGGCTTTAAATGGTCAAGGAAAACACATCTTGTCTTGTCCTCTAGGAGTACTTCAGGACAGGAGTGCAGTGTTGCAGGCAGCACAGAACGCAGGCGAGACAGTTCTGACTCAGAGCCTAGTCCCTCATGAAGAGCACTTGGTGGTTCACCCTTAAAAACTACCATTTCCCACAGTTTCGGATGGACTGGCTGTCCTGACACCCAGGGCTCTCCTTTGGGGCACTGTCCTCTCTGGCTGTCCATGGCTCTGGGCCTGCTTCTTAGCCAGTCCCTCCCCAGAGCGTCCCCAACACCGAGGAACACCCCAGCAAGATGCTCTTCTGCAGGAGCAAAGGACAGACCCATGGCCTTGGTTGGAGCAGCTACGGGAGCTAAATTTCTTCCCATTGATTTCTTCAAATATGGAAGCTCTTTGTTGCCATTGTGAAGCAAGAGATCAGTGTCACTCAGAtcatttttcatttccaatgatAACACCTCATTCTGTGAATTTCCATTTACATCAACTGCAGACTTATCCATCCAGAAAGGTATATCTGCTGGGCAAGGGCTCTCCTTCTGTGTTCTTTTCTTAAGGCTACATAATTGTTTGTACCAGtcatctcctccctccccctttgcTTCTATCAGGCAGATGCTGAGGTTCCCTCCTCCGTCCCTCATGTTTTGTATTCTTTGATGCAGTGAGCCTGGGGTAACACCTTTGTCAATCAGGGGAGGGCCTTCAGTGGATCTCAATATGAACCTGGAAAAGATAATCACGTTAAAATTCTACAATGAAGCTAGAGAGGCTTAACAGTGTCTGCACACATCAAACATTACCTAACATAAGATCTCTCTAACAAACTATAGAGTACCAACAATTCCTGCATTAGGACAAAAAGACAGAATGACAGCCCACCTAATAGAGATTAAACAATAACCCAGCACATTACAAATACATTATTTCCtacaaacatataaaaataagaaaagcagGCTTGGTGTATAGGTCGGGGGAGAGTCTGCCTGAATGCATGCAgaatgccctgggttcagttcaattcccagcatggtattaaaaaaaaaagaaaaaaaaagcacaaattcTGAGGCTTTGTACTTTCATGCCAAAGAGTATGAGAAAATGTTTATATAGATTCAATAAAAATCTGTCTTTAGCCAGGATTTACTGTATGACTCAATTATACAACCAAGGCCTTAATGGAAGTATCCTATTTGAGCTTCTTGGTGTAATAAGTCACTCTTAGGAAAAGAAGGTTGATATTATTTATAGATCTAACATCTATAAGTGCTTACCCCCAAAACCAACCTGAAGTCCTCTCCAGTAAGACCCCAGTTTTCAGGTGGTTTTAAGATCACTCCCTGGCAGGCCAGGAACCTCAGCAAACATACAGCCTCATTAAGAAAAGAatttatagggctggggttgtggctcagctgtagagcacctgcctcgcatgcatgagaccctgggttcaatcctcagcaccacattaatgaataaataagtgaaataaagtattgtgtccaactacaattaaaaaataaatattaaaaaaagtctaaatttaaaaaaagaatttacccAGACTTACAGGTACTGCAGGTAAATATATGGCAGTTTCTTGGGTTTAGTTTACCAActtcagatttgaaaaaaaaaaaaaaaagagactttaAAGCTCCATCTGAgattcctcatgaaaacctctgcACAGTGACCTGTACCATAGTAGGAGTTCAATATACAGTGAGAGTACACTTAAGGTGGCTAATAGCCAATCAAAACTCTTGTCGCACCTACAAACCTAAGGAGGCCAGACTGTTCTGTGATCAAGAATCATCTGTCTTTGACATTATTATACTTCAAATGGGGAAGATGTCAAGAAGAATCATGAAAGGCTCTAAATGGAACAAAAAGCAAGATTACTCGCTGTGCTCTCCAGTGTATCCTTCTAGGTTCTTTAATTTTATAGGGAACTGTAGCTTTCCGTGTCTTTGATTGGCTTTACAACTCTGTAAATTATCAAAAACTCTTAAGAGTAAGGCTAGTAAATTCCTGTCCAAAGGAATGAAAATTGTGCCTTGTATAATACAATTAATTATTGCCTGTCAATATTGACCAGTTTTATATCTTATCTATTTGTAAATTCacattagcatttttttttcttttctggagacagggtcttgctatgttgcccagactggcctggaACTACTAGACTCCCAGTGATTCTTCTGCCTGTCTCCCATGCAGCTTGACTACAGGCACATGCCATCGTCCAGCTCCAGATTAACATTCTAGATTGCATGCATGTTATCTGAATTCTCCTTTAATCTGATTGTAACATCTTACTAATtccctaatatatgtaatattgaTAAGCTAAATAAAATCTTGGacacattctgtttttattaaaaaataaataaaaccagattattaatatgaaaatagatatagatatagtatTTCTAAGCTAGCCTATGAAATGGCAATCTTGTTGAAATGTAATAATTCTATCAACAGGAAGGGCCATAAGTGAGAACACCTTGTCTTCCACAGCGAGAAGACAAACACAAagcctaaaaaatgaaaaaccaaGAAGCAACACAAGCCTGTAATTTAGCAATAGTGAAACAAGCAGTGAAGAGAACCAGCCCCAGCTTTTTTCTCTGAAGCAATCTAGGGAACCAGGAGACTCCCCCATTCCTACCCGCTACTGGGGATTTATCCCAGAGGCACTTATCACTGAGCCACtccctcaaccctttttattttttgacatcttagggtctaagttgcttagagtctcactaattttgaggctggcctcaaacttttgatcctcttgccacagcctcctgaaaagctgggattataggtgtgcaccactatgcccagctggaACCAGTAGACTCTTAAAGCTGTatgagccgggcatggtggcacacgcatataatcccagtgactctggatgctgaggcaggaggatcacaagttcaaagccagccttagcaacttagcaaagtcctgagcaactcagtgagaccttgtctcaaaataagacataaaaagggctggggatgctgctcagttgttaagcacccctgggtttaattcctggtaccaaaaaacaaaacaaaacaaaaacacacacacacacaaaaaaaaaaaaaccaaaacaccctAGATAAATGTGTAACTGTGtaaattttcttccttcctccctccctccctttttaatttgagatactaaaaagaaaataactttaGAGCCAGGTATAGTAGTGCAGACCTGTAAACCCAGCTACacagggagctgaggcaggagaatcacaagttcaaggccagccttagcaacttagagacACCCTGtgtcaaaacaaataaaaagggctagagatgtatcTTAGTGGAAGggcacccctgagttaaatcctgagagggagggggtgggggagagagggagagagagagggagagagggagggagagagggagggagagagagagggagagagggagggagggagggggagagagagagggagggggggggagagagagagagagagagagagggagagagggagagagagggagggagggagagagagaaacactACTGCATTATTGGAGGCTTAAACAGAAAACAAGCAgagctgaggaatggagcctcggAGCTAAACAGCCCAAAGGAAGAAAGGCACTGACCACTGTCACAGTGAGCTGGGTCTTCATGGAGCAGCAGTGAAGAATTTTTAGCAAGGAAATGATGGCTAGTTTTACATTTTTAGGTGAATCACGCTGGCTGCATTGTGGTGGACAAACTGGAAAGAAGCCACAACtgtggtactggggcttgaatctaggggcactctaccactgagctatactctcagcgctttatttttgagacagggtctaagttgcccagtctggcctcaaacttgggatcctccggccttagccttccaagtggctgggactacagacatgtgccactgcaaccagccctaagtacattttaataataatttgaaagtttttttaaatttttatttatttattaatatttattttttagttttcggcagacacaacatctttgtttgtatgtggtgctgaggattgaacccgggccgcacgcatgccaggcaaccgcgctaccgcttgagccacatccccagccccttaaaagtttttttaattaagaaaaaaacagGTTATTTAATATGGGACAACTCTCAGGAAAATTAGTTCCTAACCACTTTTATTATATCCTTTTACAAGGACTTAATACTATTCAGAAAGATGAAATATTTCCAGAAttgtgttaaaatattttaactgaGGCAATTAAAATAATCATGTATTTAATGATAGAGTAATCATGTATTTAATCATGACAGAAtaaaccattccctgaagttctcCTAATTCTTTAGTAAATTCAGTAATAAGCTAGTATTTAATTCTCTTACCAAAAATACTTCAACAGGTCATTGATAACATTTTGGTTCAAAGCCTTAAACTGAACCCTCCTGATATTAGACTGTTAAATATAGCACTTACATTTTGAGAGCCAAAAATAACTTCCAAATGACTTCTAGATATATTTAATAGCCATTTGTTAATTGCTTTGCAGTTTATTCTCACTATACTAGATATACACAGCACCAAGTGTATATCTAGTATAGTGAGAATAAACTGCAAAGCAATTCACAAATGTATCTATACATTCATAGTGTATCTATAATACCCTCCTTGATTCCAGGCCTCATCATCCTCCACCC is a window encoding:
- the Fam220a gene encoding protein FAM220A gives rise to the protein MRDGGGNLSICLIEAKGEGGDDWYKQLCSLKKRTQKESPCPADIPFWMDKSAVDVNGNSQNEVLSLEMKNDLSDTDLLLHNGNKELPYLKKSMGRNLAPVAAPTKAMGLSFAPAEEHLAGVFLGVGDALGRDWLRSRPRAMDSQRGQCPKGEPWVSGQPVHPKLWEMVVFKGEPPSALHEGLGSESELSRLRSVLPATLHSCPEVLLEDKTRCVFLDHLKPMFSEQTTEYKKMLSCVKSTSNGLEITLGLLALQPFQLANPLCHS